ttttcatttttcccaagCTAGAAGGGGAGGGCGGCCCACCGGGTGGTACAGCTTGTGGTGCTGTTGGGTTGCTGAGTTTTTGAGTAACACCAGTCAGTCACCGTTAGTAATGAAAAATAAGGGAAAggcaggcttttaaaaatgttactgcCCGTGTGCCCACGTGTACCCGTGAGGGGCCTGGCTGTGGACATCAGAAACCGACTCTGGCTGAGCAGAAGAGTGTGTCAGCAGGCGCTCCCACTGCAAGTGACAGAagccagggctgggagaggacaggACCTGGGAGAGGACAGGAGCAGAGACCACATTAGCCCAGAGACCACCTGACGGGCTCTGTTGCTAACACCCCCCCCCAAACCCTGGCCCCTCCACTCCCTGCTTTGCTGTGAGGAGCCCCCCCTTCTCCCGAATCTTCCCGGGACCTTCTGCAACGACAGTTTGCCGGGGGCCTTAACCTGGATTCCAGCCCTGCTGacagggagcaggagagggagggcccGCCTGTTCCACTCGGGCCAGTGAAACAGGAGGTAGAGAACACAAGAGGATTCCCCGCAGTGGGAATGGCATTTGGGTTTCGGGGCCCCCCCAAAAAGTAAATGTCCACTGCTGTATTGCAAAGACTGGGTTAGTAATTTTCTATGTGTTGGAAAATAGTTCTTACTGTTCTAAAACAGAGACATAtttttccactgttttttttttttttcagatggctATGAGATGCCAGCTTCAACCTTGATGGATATTCTGCTAATGAATGATTTTAAACTTGTCATTAATACAATAGCATATGATGTGCAGTGCCCCAAGAAAGGTAAGAAACACACCTGTCCGGCTACCTTAGCTTTTACCTTTAGCCATGGGGCCTTCACAGGCAGCCGAGTTTATCTTAAGAATCTTTTAAATTGATCAAATGACCAAGAAGGCTTTGGAGAACCAACGTTTAAGCCTTGCTAGCAGCAGGAGGGCCAGTGATTACTAGAAGTTGCCTAGCAGGGCTCTTAGTCTCACACTCTTTTTAGACTTTTAAGACTTCACCGTAGGTGCTTGAATGCTTAATCTGACATTATTGGGTTAAGACATAAATCTGAAAATCATGAATTCAGGTACACATTGTTGTACAGCTCTTAattcctttgaaaaaataaactgtacTTTTTAAAGCAGTTCTAGGTTCGTAGCAAAATTGAGCggaaagtacagagttcctgTATACCCTCTGCCGCCCACCTCCCCCGTGTCAGTACCCCCCACCAGACTCGTGTGTCGGGTACAGGTGACGAACCTACACGGACATGTCAGTATCACCCAAAGCCCACAGTTTACGTCAGGGCTCACTATTGGTGTTGCACATCTGTGGGTTGTGACAAACGGagaatgacatgtatccaccgtGACAGTACAGCCGGTCCTCAGATAACATCCTTCGATGTCCTTTTGCTctaacattgatgagaaaaaaaaaaaaatcgattcCCAGCCAAGGCCGCTGTCTGGGTGGGGTTTGTGTTTTCTCCCCGTGTCCGTCTGGGTTTTCTCCAGACACTCtggttcctccctcctcccagagcCGTGTGGGGGATGCACTGGCCTGTCCACGTTGTCCCCGTCTgcctgggtgtgggtgtgggggcgCCCTGTAGTGGGTGACATCCCATCCAGGCTGGCTCTTGCCACTCGTCCTGAGCTGTGGGGAGGGTCCAGCCACCCATGGCAGTGAACTGAATAAGCAGGTTGGAAAATGAATGGACGAATAAATACACATCACAGTCAAATTAAGATTCATAAAGTCTACAATAACTGTACAAATGCCCGACAATAAACGATGCGGTAGGAGAGCACACAGTGAGCCCGCtgtatttgttgtttgtttttgagctGGTGGGAAGAAGTAATCCTTACAGTTGTCACTTTGCAAACATTTGTTTCTTCCTTGATTTAATCCACCACCACTGCAACTGCTGTCACTCAGAGTCACCACCTGCCTGATTGccatgaatgttatttctacGTGTGCAcatataagtgttgattgattggTTCTGATTTAATGGTGAGTCATTTGGTGGTTgttgtttccattcttgtgatgcttagaaggatggtctccagttccatccgggTTAATACAAGAGGCATTAGTGCAccatttttttaaggctgagtagaactccatggtatacatatagcacattttattaatccactcatgtattgatgggcacttgggttgtttccacgtctttgccattgtgaattgtgccgctgtaaacattcaagtgcaggtgtcttttttatagaatgtcctttcttcctttgggtaaatacccagtagcaggattgctggatcaaatggtagttctacttttagttctctgaggtatctccgtaCTACTTTCCATGCAgtttgtgctagtttgcagtcccaccagcagtgtatgagtgttcctgtctctctgcatccacgccgaCATTTATTGTCTTGGCACTGTGCGAAAGCTTTTTAATTGGATTcggtccatttatttatttttgctgttgccgtgattgcttttggggtcttcataaattctttgcctaggccaatgtctgtgagagcttttcccaacattttcttctagaattcttatggtttcatgccttagagcTTTTCTTGTATCTGCTTCTTCTCAATTgatttcagctcaaaataatccttgtGCCAGAGTGGCATATTTTTTGGTGGCATATTCTGATCTCCTACActccccccacttttttttttttaaaaaacaaatatgtgtATGAACTGCCTTTCAGATCTACACTCGGTTGTTTACTATGAGTCTCCTTGTTGGGAAGAACATACACTTGAACTGCTTTTCAAATGTACACTATACTGTTGTTTACATGTTGTACGCCAGCTTCCTTCCTTTGtggattctaaaataatttttggaaagaaaattgggGGTAGGGAGAGGCATCTTGGGTTGATCTTCCATATAAAAGAGAGTCCGTAAATTCATGTGTTAAAGTTAAATCCCTAAACTCACCTGTGTTCTGGTATATGGATGGTCCTCTTTTTCTGTATGCacagttttaaagaaaagcaaaagtcatattgtaaaagaggaaaagacagaaacataACTTTGAACCTGCTGCCTGGTAATTTATCGTTCCAGATTGTCTTTACGTGAGAGAGACTTATGGAGTCATCTGAAACAGGAAGAGGGGCCGCATGCCTCCCCAGCGGGTGGGAGTGTACAGGTGGCCGGGCTTGGGGGCCCAGACTCGGTCCCGGGGACTCACATCCCCGCCGGAGACAGCTGTGGTGACCGCCTTACGTCTCCCTTGTGTCCTTTCTCAGAAAACCCGAGTAACGGGCATGCTGCCGAGATGGAAAACATGAAGTCCTTGGTTCACAGACTGTTTACCGTCTTGCATTCAGAAGAGTCTCAGAAAAGGAGAGAGCAGGATTTACTGGATAAAATCGACCACCTGAAAGAACAGCTGCACCCCCTCGAACAGGTTAGGAGGCAGCATAGCTGAGTCTGttgaaaataataactaatatttaccGAGTGCTCCTCATGTGAACGTTTTCCTGGATGCTTTACATATGCTCATTTTGTCCTTTAATCCtcgaaaaaaaaatctgtgaattcGGTActgtcacctttttcatttttcagatgagtaaactgagtaACAGAAGTCTGATAACTGATACATGGTAGAGCCTGAACTTGAACTCGGGCGGTCTGAGGTCAGGGCTGCCCTCTTACACTCTGCGCTGTGCCTCCGCTCCGTGAATCAGTTGCAGTGTCTCTGTGACCAGGCATAGTAGGAGCTGGGATGCACCAGCTGGAgtgctgcctcagtttcttttttagaGAGTAGGCCAAGGGCCCCGGCTCTGCTTACCAGAATTGCAGCTGGAAAGTTGGCGATGGCTTTCTGACATCTGGAGTTAAGCAATGgtgtagaaaaaaaataacttgggCGAGGGTGGGGGAGTCTGTTTTAAGGGAAAGAAATGCACTCTTTAAACCTGTAATACtgttagtgatttaaaaaaaaaaaaagggaaagtatATGTGTATCTTTGACTATGAATAGGAAGTTTCTGGAGACGTAAGAAAGTTTTAATAGTGATTACCCCTAAGGGTATTTGGGGAATGACAGACAGagacttttttggttttgtttttggattgtttaccattttagttttttctttactttaagaaatttaatatatttacttggATTCAAACTTTAGTATCTAAAAAGTTTTCCTGCCAACCTATCCTACCAATTACTCTATTCCCCACACCTGTGAATCATTTCAGATTTTTATCTATGtacaaacaaatacaaatatattttgttctcCTCAGAAGGGGAAGCACGCTATTACGCACGTACTATTCTTATCTGTTTTCACCAGTGTTATATCGTGGAAATCTCTGCATATCGGTACAGAGAGCTTCCTCATTACACTTGCAGGATATCTTGAtgggcataaggattatttttggCCTTCTGCTATTAAGAATGAATCTGTAATGAATCGCGTGTGCAAGTGCACGTGTGGGATGAATTCCTAGAAGGGGAATTGCTAGGTCACAGGAAACAGGCCTCTAATCTTAGTTAGGTTTCCGAGAGTGACTGCTGATGTTTTCATTGTATACCTTTTTAtactatttactttttttttccccatgggcaggtataatttaaatttctaatttataatttaaagatttgggccaggcgtggtggctcacgcctgtaatcctagcattctaggaggccaaggcgggaggatcacttgaggtcaggagttcgagaccagcctgagcaagagcgagaccccatctctactaaaaatagaaagaaattatctggccaactaaaaatatatatagaaaaaattagctgggcatggtggcgcatgcctgtagtcccagctacttgggaggctgaggcaggaggatcgcttgagcccaggagtttgaggttgctgtgagcgaggctgacgccacggcactctagcctgggcaacagagtgagactctgtctcaaaataaataaataaataaaaataaataaaaatttattaatgaacTGATTTGGGAATGAATAATTATTCATTaatgtatgttttataaattgtttttccatATATCGGACCTCTTTAACGTAGATGCACATTTGTTCAAATGtaccttttttttccttgcttttttcctttaagttGGTGTATTTGTACACTGGATTAACAGTTTTTCATCCCGCCCCCCCTCCCCAGGTGAAAGCTAGAATCGAAGCTCACTCAGAAGCCAAGACTAGCGGGCTGCAGTGGGCTGGCCTctcgctgctgtctgcccagggCGGGGCGCTGGCCTGGCTCACGTGGTGGGTGTACTCCTGGGACATCATGGAGCCCGTTACCTACTTCATCACATTTGCAAACTCCATGGCCTGTTTTGCGTACTTCTTAGTCACTCGCCAGGTGAGTGGTTTGTTAGGAAAATGCTAAGTTAGAACATCTTTGCAAAGAATTCTCTAACCAAGGCAGGCAGTGAGCAAGAAAGCCTTTTGATTTACTGAGTTGCTGCCATCTGGGTTATCATAAGCTGGTAAATTTTTGATTGTTTCTCACAAGGCTGGATGGAGACGTAGATCCAACACAGAGAAACTGTAGATAACctctataaagaaataattagtaTGACACGCACATTTCTCCCCTGGGATAAACATGTCAAATGTATGTTCCCCGTGCCCTCCTATATAAATAAAACCGGATTTGTTTTGCAAAACACCCAGTAACTCTAGCTTTTTCTCCTAGTTATTTTGCCAAAAAtctccctttccctttttctccctgCTTTCCCAGCGTGTGTAATTTCTCTTCCCAGCCTCGCTTGCTTTTGAAAGGAGCAGCTGATCCCAAAGGAGACTAAGTGTTTCATTTCTGCCTCTGACGGCCGCTGCACGCATGTCACTCACGCTGCCTGCCTTGGTGTAGCTTTCTTGCAGAGACATTATGTTAATTCAACACTTAATCTTCtcttcttcccccctcccctttctTTTTAAGGATTATACTTACTCAGCTGTTAAGAGGAGGCAGTTTCTTCAGTTCTTCCACAAGAAATCAAAGCAGCAGCATTTTGATGTGGAACAATACAACAGGTTAAAAGAAGACCTTGCTAAGGTATGTCACTACCCAGACGTCTCACACCTGGTTTTGTTTGGGAGGCAGAACTGAGTGTCGGGGGACCGCAGTCGCTGGCTCCTCC
The DNA window shown above is from Lemur catta isolate mLemCat1 chromosome 26, mLemCat1.pri, whole genome shotgun sequence and carries:
- the MCUB gene encoding calcium uniporter regulatory subunit MCUb, mitochondrial yields the protein MRLGGLGQWLPRRPPPPGARPRSLSPQVWCVQRCGSVNYCQSQLYSTAVPRDEITVNYRHGLPSITLTLPSRKERCQFVVRPVSSTVGSFLQDLRNEDKGIRTAAIFTADGYEMPASTLMDILLMNDFKLVINTIAYDVQCPKKENPSNGHAAEMENMKSLVHRLFTVLHSEESQKRREQDLLDKIDHLKEQLHPLEQVKARIEAHSEAKTSGLQWAGLSLLSAQGGALAWLTWWVYSWDIMEPVTYFITFANSMACFAYFLVTRQDYTYSAVKRRQFLQFFHKKSKQQHFDVEQYNRLKEDLAKAKESLKRVRHSLYLRMQVEELNEKN